The Klebsiella aerogenes KCTC 2190 region ACCCAGTGCCCCTGTCCTGGAAGCCAACGGCCCCCGGCTGGTTCTTTTTCCGCACGGATCACAATGCCATCGGTGACAAAGGGCAGCGGCGAGGCGAACCAGCGCTCGCGCCAGACGGCGGTCTCCTGCCAGTCTTTCACCGGATGGGAATAGCGCTGCGCCAGAGGAAACCCGCCGTCGGCAAGCAGCGCCAGGCGGGTGGACATCCGGGCCGGACCGTCGGGCCAGGCCCAGATAAACACCCCCAGCGTATTCAGCGTTGCCGATGGCGCTTTGCGCATCAGTATCCCGGCGACTTTCGCCCGTGAATTCATACCGCCCGCCTGTTTTTGTATGTGCCCCTCTTGCAGCTGAAAAATCTCGCCCTGTAGCACGCTATTTGCCAGCGCTCCTGCGGTAGTTTGCGGTACGCCGGGGATCTGGCGCACTTTTGCCGTCCAGTCTTCCCCCGCCAGACCGTCGCCGCGGCTAATCGCCTGTATTAACCTACCCCCGCGATAAACCAGCGTCACCGCCACACCGTCGACTTTCGGCTGTACCCACAGATTGGGTTTCTCGCGCATCCAGCGGCCGACGCTCGCGGCATCGGGCAGTTTACGCACCCCGGTATGCGCGATGGGATGTTTGACTTCGCCGCGCGGCGGCGGCAGCTCGTCTTCAGGCGTCTCCTGACCGAAGCAGCGCCGCCACTGCGCCAACCGGGCAGATAGCATGTCGTAGACCTCATCGCTGACCTCGCTACTGCCCTGCTGCCAGTAGGCCGCTTTCCAGTCGACAATCTGCTGGCTCAGGCGCTCTATCTCCTGCCCGGCTTGTTGCAAAGACCACGCCGGGCAGGCCGCCATTGCCATTGCCGCCGCCATCCATAACGCTGCCGCTATCAGCCATCTGCACATGCCTTTACCTCCTTGTTCTACCTTGCGGCATCGTGCGCTAAAGACCGAAGCCGCGGCGACAGGCAAATCATTACGCTGCGAGCGGCTTTCCAGGATTTACGCCTTGTTGCTGCAACTGCTTAAGAAATCAGGAAAGCAGCAGGCAAAATGAAAGAAACAGCGGCAAAAAGTGTGACAATGACTGCCTCACGCGGCGGCGGCGTGTATAATAGGCTCGTATGTAGGATCTCTTTCGACAATCACATACAAAAGACACTCATGGCTCAAGGCACGCTTTATATTGTTTCCGCCCCTAGCGGCGCGGGTAAATCCAGCCTGATTCAGGCTTTATTGAAAACCCAACCGTTGTACGATTCCCAGGTTTCTGTTTCGCATACCACGCGCAATCCGCGCCCGGGTGAAGTTCACGGTGAACACTATTTCTTTGTCGATCACGATAAATTCAGGTCGATGATTAGCGAAGACGCTTTCCTTGAGCACGCTGAGGTTTTTGGCAATTATTACGGGACCTCTCGTGAAGCTATCGAGCAGGTTCTGGCGACCGGCGTTGATGTTTTTCTTGATATCGACTGGCAGGGCGCCCAGCAAATCCGTAATAAAATGCCCGGTGCGCGCAGTATCTTTATTCTGCCGCCGTCAAAAGACGAGCTTGACCGCCGCCTGCGCGGCCGCGGTCAGGACAGCGAGGAAGTCATCGCAAAACGTATGGCGCAGGCAGTTGCAGAAATGAGCCATTACGCGGAATATGATTACCTTATTGTGAATGATGATTTTGATACCGCTTTAGGCGATCTGAAAAACATTATCCGCGCTGAACGTCTGCGCATGAGCCGCCAAAAGCAGCGACATGGCGCTTTAATCACCAAACTATTGGCAGACTGAACCCACATTCAGTATCATGCCCAGTCATTTCTTCACCTGTGGAGCATTTTAAGTATGGCACGCGTAACTGTTCAGGACGCTGTAGAGAAAATTGGTAACCGTTTTGACCTGGTACTGGTCGCCGCGCGTCGCGCTCGTCAGATGCAGGTAGGCGGAAAGGATCCGCTGGTACCGGAAGAAAACGATAAAACCACCGTTATCGCACTGCGCGAAATCGAAGAAGGTCTGATCAACAACCAGATCCTTGACGTACGTGAGCGCCAGGAACAGCAAGAGCAGGAAGCCGCTGAATTACAAGCCGTTACCGCGATTGCTGAAGGTCGTCGTTAATCACACAGCGGGTCGCCCTTGTATCTGTTTGAAAGCCTGAATCAGCTGATTCAAAACTACCTGCCGGAAGAGCAAATCAAGCGCCTTCGGCAGGCGTATCTCGTTGCACGTGACGCTCACGAGGGTCAGACACGTTCAAGCGGTGAACCCTATATCACGCACCCGGTAGCGGTGGCCTGCATTCTGGCCGAGATGAAACTCGACTACGAAACGCTGATGGCCGCGCTGCTGCATGATGTGATTGAAGATACCCCTGCAACCTACCAGGACATGGAACAGCTTTTTGGTAAAAGCGTCGCCGAACTGGTAGAGGGGGTGTCGAAACTTGATAAGCTCAAGTTCCGCGATAAGAAAGAGGCGCAGGCCGAAAACTTTCGCAAAATGATCATGGCGATGGTGCAGGATATCCGCGTCATCCTCATCAAACTTGCCGACCGCACCCACAATATGCGCACCCTGGGCTCGCTACGCCCGGATAAACGCCGCCGCATCGCCCGCGAAACGCTGGAAATTTATAGCCCGCTGGCGCACCGTTTAGGTATCCATCACATCAAAACCGAGCTCGAAGAGCTGGGCTTTGAAGCACTGTACCCTAACCGCTACCGCGTCATCAAAGAAGTGGTTAAAGCAGCGCGCGGTAATCGTAAAGAGATGATTCAAAAGATCCTCTCTGAAATCGAAGGGCGTTTACAGGAAGCGGGGATCCCCTGCCGCGTCAGCGGTCGCGAAAAGCATCTGTACTCCATTTACTGCAAAATGGTGCTTAAAGAGCAGCGTTTTCACTCGATCATGGATATTTACGCCTTCCGCGTTATTGTTCACGATCCCGATATCTGCTATCGCGTGCTGGGCCAAATGCACAGCCTCTACAAGCCGCGTCCCGGTCGTTTCAAAGATTACATCGCCATTCCAAAAGCGAACGGCTATCAATCTTTGCACACCTCGATGATTGGCCCCCACGGCGTCCCGGTCGAGGTACAAATCCGTACCGAAGATATGGACCAGATGGCGGAAATGGGGGTTGCGGCGCACTGGGCTTATAAAGAGCACGGCGGCGAAAGCAGCACGACCGCGCAAATCCGCGCTCAGCGCTGGATGCAAAGCCTGCTGGAACTGCAGCAGAGCGCCGGTAGCTCGTTTGAATTTATCGAGAGCGTTAAATCCGATCTGTTCCCGGATGAGATTTACGTTTTCACCCCGGAAGGGCGCATTGTCGAACTGCCTGCCGGCGCCACGCCGGTGGACTTCGCCTATGCGGTGCATACCGATATCGGCCATGCCTGCGTCGGCGCGCGCGTCGACCGTCAGCCCTATCCGCTGTCGCAACCACTCTCCAGCGGCCAGACTGTCGAAATCATTACCGCGCCGGGCGCACGCCCGAATGCCGCATGGCTGAACTTTGTCGTCAGCTCAAAAGCGCGCGCCAAGATCCGCCAACTGCTGAAGAACCTTAAGCGCGACGATTCCGTCAGCCTTGGCCGCCGGCTGCTTAACCACGCGTTAGGCGGCAGCCGCAAGCTGGCAGAGATCCCGCCAGAGAACATCCAGCGCGAACTTGACCGCATGAAGCTGGCCACGCTTGACGATCTGCTGGCGGAAATCGGTCTCGGTAACGCAATGAGCGTGGTGGTGGCGAAAAACCTGCAGCAGGGCGAAGCCTCTGCCGCACCGGTGCCGGCCAACGCGTCGAATCACGGCCATCTGCCGATCAAGGGCGCCGATGGCGTGCTGATTACTTTCGCCAAGTGCTGTCGTCCGATTCCGGGGGATCCGATCATCGCCCACGTCAGCCCAGGCAAAGGGTTGGTTATCCACCATGAATCCTGTCGTAACATCCGCGGCTACCAGAAAGAGCCTGAGAAGTTTATGGCGGTCGAATGGGATAAAGAAACTGCGCAGGAATTTATCGCCGAAATTAAGGTGGATATGTTCAACCACCAGGGCGCGCTGGCTAACCTGACGGCCGCAATCAACACCGCGTCTTCCAATATTCAGAGCCTGAATACGGAAGAAAAAGATGGCCGCGTTTACAGCGCCTTTATCCGCCTGACCGCGCGCGATCGCGTGCATCTGGCGAATATCATGCGCAAAATTCGCGTCATGCCGGACGTGATTAAAGTCACTCGTAACCGAAATTAGCTTTTACAAAAATCGAATCCCCAGGAAGGTACTGAAGTACGTGACTGGGGTGAGTGAGTGCAGCTAACGCCGAGGCAGTTCGAAGGATTAAGTAGAATGAATTCACAGCGTTATGCGCGTATCTGCGAGATGCTCGCCAGGCGTCAGCCTGATCTGACGGTCTGCATGGAGCAGGTCCATAAACCCCATAACGTCTCTGCGGTCATCCGCACCGCAGACGCCATCGGCGTACACGAAGTACACGCCATCTGGCCTGGCAGCCGTATGCGCACCATGGCCTCTGCCGCCGCCGGCAGCAATAGTTGGGTGCAGGTGAAAACGCACCGCACGATCGGCGATGCCGTCAGCCACTTAAAAGGCCGGGGCATGCAAATCCTCGCGACGCACCTTTCCGACAAAGCCATCGATTTTCGCGAAATCGACTATACGCGCCCGACCTGCATTCTGATGGGCCAGGAGAAAACCGGCATCACCCAGGAAGCGCTGGCGCTGGCAGACCAGGACATCATTATCCCAATGGTCGGTATGGTGCAGTCGCTGAACGTCTCCGTCGCCTCCGCGCTGATCCTTTACGAAGCGCAGCGTCAGCGGCAGAACGCTGGAATGTACCAACGCGCCAATAGCATGCTGCCGCCTGAAGAGCAGCAGCGGCTGCTATTTGAAGGCGGTTACCCGGTGCTGGCGCGCGTCGCCAAACAAAAAGGGCTGCCTTATCCCCACGTCAATGAGCAGGGTGAAGTCGAAGCCGATGCCTCGTGGTGGGCAACGATGCAGGCGGCGAGGTAAATCCAATGTCAGGCCGCCTGTTAGATGCCGTCCCGCTCAACTCGCTGACCGGCGTTGGCGCCGCACAGAGCAGCAAACTGGCGAAAATCGGTCTGCATACGGTTCAGGACCTGCTACTTCACCTGCCGCTACGCTATGAAGACCGGACTCACCTGTACCAAATCGGCGAACTGCTGCCGGGCGTCTACGCAACCGTAGAGGGTGAAGTGCTCAACAGCAATATCACCTTCGGCGGCCGCCGGATGATGACCTGTCAGATCAGCGACGGCTCCGGCATCCTGACCATGCGTTTTTTCAACTTCAACGCGGCGATGAAAAACAGCCTGGCGACCGGTCGTCGCGTGCTGGCCTACGGCGAAGCTAAACGCGGCAAGTTTGGCGCCGAGATGATCCACCCGGAATATCGCGTACAGGGTGATATGAGTACCCCGGAGCTACAGGAAACCCTCACTCCGGTCTACCCAACCACTGAAGGCATTAAGCAGGCGACGCTGCGCAAACTCACCGATCAGGCGCTTGAGCTGCTGGAAACCTGCGCGATTAGTGAACTGCTGCCGCCGGAGCTGGCGCAGGGGATGATGAGCCTACCGGAGGCGCTGCGTACGCTGCACCGCCCGCCGCCGTCGCTACAGCTCAGCGAGCTAGAGAGCGGTAAACATCCGGCACAGCAGCGTCTTATCCTGGAAGAGTTGCTGGCGCATAATCTCAGCATGCTGGCGCTTCGCGCCGGCGCCCAGCGCTACCATGCGCTGCCGCTCAGCGCCAACGACACGCTGAAAACCCAGCTCCTGGCTTCCCTGCCCTTTAAACCAACGGGCGCGCAGGCGCGCGTCACCGCGGAGATCGAGCGCGATATGGCGCTGGACGTGCCGATGATGCGCCTGGTACAGGGCGACGTCGGATCCGGTAAAACGCTGGTTGCCGCGCTGGCCGCCTTGCGCGCTATCGCCCATGGTAAGCAGGTGGCGCTGATGGCGCCGACCGAACTGCTGGCCGAGCAGCACGCCAATAATTTCCGCAGCTGGTTCGCGCCGCTGGGCATTGAAGTCGGCTGGCTGGCTGGCAAACAGAAAGGCAAAGCGCGCCAGGCGCAGCAGGAAGCCATCGCCAACGGTGAAGTGCAGATGATTGTCGGCACCCACGCCATTTTTCAGGAGCAGGTGCAGTTTAACGGCCTGGCGCTGGTGATTATCGACGAACAGCACCGCTTTGGCGTTCATCAACGCCTGGCGCTGTGGGAAAAGGGCCAGCAGCAGGGCTTCCACCCGCATCAGCTGATCATGACCGCAACACCGATTCCGCGCACCCTGGCGATGACCGCCTATGCCGACCTCGATACCTCGGTTATCGATGAGCTGCCGCCGGGCCGTACCCCGGTAACGACCGTCGCTATCCCGGACACGCGCCGCAGCGACATTATCGACCGCGTGCGTAACGCCTGCACCCAGGAAGGTCGCCAGGCCTATTGGGTCTGTACGTTGATTGAAGAGTCCGATCTGCTGGAAGCCCAGGCGGCGGAAGCCACCTGGGAAGAGCTCAAACTGGCGCTGCCGGAACTTAATATCGGCCTCGTCCACGGGCGGATGAAGCCAGCGGAGAAACAGGCCGTAATGCAGGCCTTCAAGCAGGGCGAGATGCACCTGCTGGTCGCCACCACGGTGATTGAAGTCGGCGTTGACGTCCCTAACTCAAGCCTGATGATTATTGAAAACCCGGAGCGTCTTGGTCTGGCGCAGCTGCACCAGCTACGCGGGCGCGTTGGGCGCGGCGCCGTCGCCTCCCACTGCGTGCTACTCTATAAATCGCCGCTTTCCAAAACGGCGCAGAAGCGCCTGCAGGTGCTGCGCGACAGCAACGACGGTTTCGTCATCGCCCAGAAAGACCTGGAAATCCGCGGCCCCGGCGAGCTTCTCGGCACCCGCCAGACCGGCAACGCCGAATTTAAAGTAGCGGACTTGCTGCGCGATCAGGCCATGATCCCCGATGTTCAGCGCATTGCTCGCCATATTCACGAACGCTATCCGCTGCAGGCACAGGCGCTGATTGAGCGCTGGATGCCGGAAACCGAACGCTATTCCAACGCGTAGCGCGTCCTTTTTGCCGCGCTACGGGCAACTTTTCTACACAATGAGTGGATTATGAAACGAGAACTGGCCATCGAATTTTCGCGTGTCACCGAAGCCGCCGCGCTGGCGGGCTATAAATGGCTGGGCCGCGGCGATAAAAATACCGCCGACGGCGCAGCGGTTAACGCCATGCGCATTATGCTTAACCTCGTCAATATCGACGGCACCATCGTCATCGGCGAGGGCGAAATCGATGAAGCGCCGATGCTCTATATCGGCGAAAAAGTGGGTACCGGCAAAGGCGACGCGGTAGATATCGCCGTCGACCCAATTGAAGGCACCCGCATGACGGCCATGGGCCAGGCCAACGCGCTGGCAGTGATGGCGGTCGGCGATAAAGGCTGCTTCCTCAACGCGCCGGATATGTATATGGAAAAGCTGATTGTCGGCCCCGGCGCTAAAGGCGCTATCGATCTCAATCTGCCGCTGGAAGAGAATTTGCGCAACATCGCCCGCGCGTTGAATAAACCGCTCGCTGAACTGACCGTCACCGTGCTGGCGAAACCCCGCCACGACGCGGTCATTGCGCAACTGCAGCAGTTGGGCGTGCGCGTGTTCGCGATCCCCGATGGCGACGTGGCGGCCTCTATCCTTACCTGCATGCCGGATAGCGAAGTCGACGTGCTGTACGGCATCGGCGGCGCGCCGGAAGGCGTGGTTTCGGCGGCGGTGATCCGCGCGCTGGACGGCGATATGCAGGGCCGCCTGCTGGCTCGTCACCACGTGAAGGGCGACAGCGAAGAGAACCGCCGTATCGGTGAAAACGAACTGGCGCGCTGCAAAACCATGGGCATCGAAGCGGGCAAAGTGCTGCGTCTTGATGAAATGGCGCGCAGCGATAACGTCATCTTCTCCGCCACCGGGATTACCAAAGGCGATCTACTGGACGGCATTACCCGCAAGGGCAATATGGCGACTACTGAAACGCTGCTGATCCGCGGTAAATCGCGGACTATCCGCCGTATTCAGTCGATTCATTACCTCGACCGAAAAGACCCGGACGTCCAGCAACACATCCTGTAAAACATTTGATCAATCGAGCTTTCCAGCCTTTTCGGGCTGGAAATCTTCTCCCGTCGCGGTGAAGATAGACTGACGAGATTGAAAGGAGAGACGCAATGGCAAACTGGGTTACAGGTAAAGTTGTAAAAGTGCAAAACTGGACCGATGCACTGTTTAGCCTCACCATTCACGCGCCCGTTGAGCCGTTCACCGCAGGGCAGTTTGCTAAACTGGGCCTGGATGTTGACGGCGAGCGCGTGCAGCGCGCCTACTCCTACGTCAACGCCCCCAGCAATCCCGATCTCGAGTTCTACCTGGTCACCGTTCCGGAGGGTAAACTCAGCCCGCGACTGGCCGCGCTGAAACCCGGCGACGACGTTCAGATTGTCAGCGAAGCCGCCGGTTTCTTTGTGCTGGAAGAGGTGCCGGACTGCGACACGTTGTGGATGCTCGCCACCGGTACGGCGATCGGCCCCTATCTGTCGATTCTGGAAGAAGGGAAAGACCTGGATCGCTTCAAGAATCTGGTGCTGGTGCATGCGGCGCGCTATGCCGCCGACCTCAGCTATTTACCGCAAATGCGCGAGCTGGAGCAGCGCTACGCCGGCAAATTACGTATCCAGACCGTGGTCAGCCGCGAGACAGCGGAAGGTTCGCTGACCGGCCGGGTGCCGTTTCTGATTGAAACCGGCGCGCTGGAAGAGGCGGTCGGCCTGGCTATGACCGCCGATACCAGCCACGTGATGCTGTGCGGTAACCCGCAGATGGTGCGTGATACCCAACAGTTGCTGAAAGAGACCCGGCAGATGACCAAACATCTGCGTCGCCGACCGGGCCATATGACGGCAGAGCAC contains the following coding sequences:
- the fpr gene encoding ferredoxin--NADP(+) reductase, which translates into the protein MANWVTGKVVKVQNWTDALFSLTIHAPVEPFTAGQFAKLGLDVDGERVQRAYSYVNAPSNPDLEFYLVTVPEGKLSPRLAALKPGDDVQIVSEAAGFFVLEEVPDCDTLWMLATGTAIGPYLSILEEGKDLDRFKNLVLVHAARYAADLSYLPQMRELEQRYAGKLRIQTVVSRETAEGSLTGRVPFLIETGALEEAVGLAMTADTSHVMLCGNPQMVRDTQQLLKETRQMTKHLRRRPGHMTAEHYW
- the gmk gene encoding guanylate kinase is translated as MAQGTLYIVSAPSGAGKSSLIQALLKTQPLYDSQVSVSHTTRNPRPGEVHGEHYFFVDHDKFRSMISEDAFLEHAEVFGNYYGTSREAIEQVLATGVDVFLDIDWQGAQQIRNKMPGARSIFILPPSKDELDRRLRGRGQDSEEVIAKRMAQAVAEMSHYAEYDYLIVNDDFDTALGDLKNIIRAERLRMSRQKQRHGALITKLLAD
- the rpoZ gene encoding DNA-directed RNA polymerase subunit omega, with the protein product MARVTVQDAVEKIGNRFDLVLVAARRARQMQVGGKDPLVPEENDKTTVIALREIEEGLINNQILDVRERQEQQEQEAAELQAVTAIAEGRR
- the trmH gene encoding tRNA (guanosine(18)-2'-O)-methyltransferase TrmH → MNSQRYARICEMLARRQPDLTVCMEQVHKPHNVSAVIRTADAIGVHEVHAIWPGSRMRTMASAAAGSNSWVQVKTHRTIGDAVSHLKGRGMQILATHLSDKAIDFREIDYTRPTCILMGQEKTGITQEALALADQDIIIPMVGMVQSLNVSVASALILYEAQRQRQNAGMYQRANSMLPPEEQQRLLFEGGYPVLARVAKQKGLPYPHVNEQGEVEADASWWATMQAAR
- the ligB gene encoding NAD-dependent DNA ligase LigB; the protein is MCRWLIAAALWMAAAMAMAACPAWSLQQAGQEIERLSQQIVDWKAAYWQQGSSEVSDEVYDMLSARLAQWRRCFGQETPEDELPPPRGEVKHPIAHTGVRKLPDAASVGRWMREKPNLWVQPKVDGVAVTLVYRGGRLIQAISRGDGLAGEDWTAKVRQIPGVPQTTAGALANSVLQGEIFQLQEGHIQKQAGGMNSRAKVAGILMRKAPSATLNTLGVFIWAWPDGPARMSTRLALLADGGFPLAQRYSHPVKDWQETAVWRERWFASPLPFVTDGIVIRAEKEPAGGRWLPGQGHWVAAWKYQPFSQVAEVTTIQFTVGRSGKIAVVAHLEPVKLDDKLVRRVNIGSVARWRQLDIVAGDQVLVSLAGQGIPRLDSVVWRASHRDAPQPPSPRFHSLTCYYASSECAGQFLSRLVWLSSKPVLDMGGTGEALWRTLIDDRRMAHLFSWLALTPEQLQSVPGITSKRGLRLWHQFNLTREQPFIRWVLALGVPIPQSAQASVAAENWQLLRERNESQWRQLPGVGQERARQLVVFLQNPDIAALAQWLSGQRIPGF
- the spoT gene encoding bifunctional GTP diphosphokinase/guanosine-3',5'-bis pyrophosphate 3'-pyrophosphohydrolase gives rise to the protein MYLFESLNQLIQNYLPEEQIKRLRQAYLVARDAHEGQTRSSGEPYITHPVAVACILAEMKLDYETLMAALLHDVIEDTPATYQDMEQLFGKSVAELVEGVSKLDKLKFRDKKEAQAENFRKMIMAMVQDIRVILIKLADRTHNMRTLGSLRPDKRRRIARETLEIYSPLAHRLGIHHIKTELEELGFEALYPNRYRVIKEVVKAARGNRKEMIQKILSEIEGRLQEAGIPCRVSGREKHLYSIYCKMVLKEQRFHSIMDIYAFRVIVHDPDICYRVLGQMHSLYKPRPGRFKDYIAIPKANGYQSLHTSMIGPHGVPVEVQIRTEDMDQMAEMGVAAHWAYKEHGGESSTTAQIRAQRWMQSLLELQQSAGSSFEFIESVKSDLFPDEIYVFTPEGRIVELPAGATPVDFAYAVHTDIGHACVGARVDRQPYPLSQPLSSGQTVEIITAPGARPNAAWLNFVVSSKARAKIRQLLKNLKRDDSVSLGRRLLNHALGGSRKLAEIPPENIQRELDRMKLATLDDLLAEIGLGNAMSVVVAKNLQQGEASAAPVPANASNHGHLPIKGADGVLITFAKCCRPIPGDPIIAHVSPGKGLVIHHESCRNIRGYQKEPEKFMAVEWDKETAQEFIAEIKVDMFNHQGALANLTAAINTASSNIQSLNTEEKDGRVYSAFIRLTARDRVHLANIMRKIRVMPDVIKVTRNRN
- the glpX gene encoding class II fructose-bisphosphatase, which translates into the protein MKRELAIEFSRVTEAAALAGYKWLGRGDKNTADGAAVNAMRIMLNLVNIDGTIVIGEGEIDEAPMLYIGEKVGTGKGDAVDIAVDPIEGTRMTAMGQANALAVMAVGDKGCFLNAPDMYMEKLIVGPGAKGAIDLNLPLEENLRNIARALNKPLAELTVTVLAKPRHDAVIAQLQQLGVRVFAIPDGDVAASILTCMPDSEVDVLYGIGGAPEGVVSAAVIRALDGDMQGRLLARHHVKGDSEENRRIGENELARCKTMGIEAGKVLRLDEMARSDNVIFSATGITKGDLLDGITRKGNMATTETLLIRGKSRTIRRIQSIHYLDRKDPDVQQHIL
- the recG gene encoding ATP-dependent DNA helicase RecG, whose product is MSGRLLDAVPLNSLTGVGAAQSSKLAKIGLHTVQDLLLHLPLRYEDRTHLYQIGELLPGVYATVEGEVLNSNITFGGRRMMTCQISDGSGILTMRFFNFNAAMKNSLATGRRVLAYGEAKRGKFGAEMIHPEYRVQGDMSTPELQETLTPVYPTTEGIKQATLRKLTDQALELLETCAISELLPPELAQGMMSLPEALRTLHRPPPSLQLSELESGKHPAQQRLILEELLAHNLSMLALRAGAQRYHALPLSANDTLKTQLLASLPFKPTGAQARVTAEIERDMALDVPMMRLVQGDVGSGKTLVAALAALRAIAHGKQVALMAPTELLAEQHANNFRSWFAPLGIEVGWLAGKQKGKARQAQQEAIANGEVQMIVGTHAIFQEQVQFNGLALVIIDEQHRFGVHQRLALWEKGQQQGFHPHQLIMTATPIPRTLAMTAYADLDTSVIDELPPGRTPVTTVAIPDTRRSDIIDRVRNACTQEGRQAYWVCTLIEESDLLEAQAAEATWEELKLALPELNIGLVHGRMKPAEKQAVMQAFKQGEMHLLVATTVIEVGVDVPNSSLMIIENPERLGLAQLHQLRGRVGRGAVASHCVLLYKSPLSKTAQKRLQVLRDSNDGFVIAQKDLEIRGPGELLGTRQTGNAEFKVADLLRDQAMIPDVQRIARHIHERYPLQAQALIERWMPETERYSNA